A region of the Nocardia higoensis genome:
TGTCGACCCCGGTGGTCGAGGAGCCGAAGTACCCGCCGCTGCGTATCCAGCAGGACTACATCGACCGCCTCGAGCAGTGGTGCGACGAGTTCAATGCCGAGCTGGCGCCGTTGAATTCGTTCATCCTGCCCGGCGGAACCCCGTTGGCGGCGCTGCTGCACACCGCGCGCACCGTGGCACGTCGCGCCGAGCGTTCGGCGTGGGCGGCGGTCGCCGCGCATCCCGACGACACCAGCGTCCTGCCTGCCAGATACCTCAACCGGCTGTCGGATCTGCTGTTCATCCTGAGCCGCTACACCAACCCGGCCGGTGACATCCTCTGGCAGCCGGGCGGCGGCGAGTCGGCCGAATGAGGATGCCCTACACGCGGAGGGCATCGCCCGGTGATGGATAAGCTACGCGGTGTGAGTGAACGGTTTCTGGTCACCGGTGGCAGTCGCCTGGTCGGCGAGGTCGCGGTGGGCGGCGCGAAGAACAGCGTCCTCAAGCTGATGGCTGCCGCGCTGCTGGCCGAAGGCACGACGACGATCACGAACTGCCCGGACATCCTCGATGTCCCCCTGATGGCGGAGGTCCTACGTGGCCTCGGCTGCGAGGTCGTGATCTCCGACGCCGAACCGGGGGACCGTTCGGTGGTGGCCATCACCACCCCGGCCGAGCCGAAGTACCACGCGGACTTCCCTGCCGTCACCCAGTTCCGTGCGTCGGTGTGCGTGCTCGGCCCGCTGATGGCCAGGTGCAAGCGGGCGGTCGTCGCGCTGCCGGGTGGCGACGCCATCGGGTCGCGCCCGTTGGATATGCACCAGGCCGGCCTGCGCCTGCTCGGCGCGACCAGCGAGATCGAACACGGTTGTGTGGTCGCCCGCGCCGAGGAACTCCGGGGCGCACGCATCCGGCTGGACTTCCCCTCGGTGGGCGCCACCGAGAACATCCTCATGGCCGCGGTGCTCGCCGAGGGCGAGACGGTCATCGACAACGCCGCCCGCGAACCCGACATCGTCGACCTGTGCAACATGCTGGTGCAGATGGGCGCGCGGATCAGCGGTGCCGGCACCTCGGTGCTGACCATCCAGGGCGTCGAGCGCCTGCATCCCACCGAACACCGCGTGATCGGCGACCGGATCGTCGCCGCCACCTGGGGGATCGCGGCCGCCATGACCCAGGGGGACGTGCGGGTCACCGGCGTCAATCCCAAGCACCTGGCGCTGGTGCTGGACAAGCTGCGCTCGGCGGGGGCGCGAATCTCGTTCGAGGTGGACGGCTTTCGCGTCGTCCAGCCCGATCGTCCGCGTGCGGTGAACTTCTCGACCCTGCCGTTTCCCGGCTTCCCGACCGATCTGCAGCCGATGGCGATCGGCCTCGCGGCGATCGCCGACGGCACGTCGATGATCACCGAGAACATCTTCGAGGCCCGGTTCCGGTTCGTCGAGGAGATGATCCGGTTGGGCGCCGACGCCCGCACCGACGGTCACCACGCGGTGGTGCGCGGTATCCCGAGGCTGTCGAGTGCTCCGGTCTGGTCGTCGGACATCCGTGCGGGCGCGGGCCTGGTCCTGGCCGGCCTGGTGGCCGACGGCGTCACCGAAGTGCACGACGTCTTCCACATCGATCGCGGC
Encoded here:
- the murA gene encoding UDP-N-acetylglucosamine 1-carboxyvinyltransferase, encoding MSERFLVTGGSRLVGEVAVGGAKNSVLKLMAAALLAEGTTTITNCPDILDVPLMAEVLRGLGCEVVISDAEPGDRSVVAITTPAEPKYHADFPAVTQFRASVCVLGPLMARCKRAVVALPGGDAIGSRPLDMHQAGLRLLGATSEIEHGCVVARAEELRGARIRLDFPSVGATENILMAAVLAEGETVIDNAAREPDIVDLCNMLVQMGARISGAGTSVLTIQGVERLHPTEHRVIGDRIVAATWGIAAAMTQGDVRVTGVNPKHLALVLDKLRSAGARISFEVDGFRVVQPDRPRAVNFSTLPFPGFPTDLQPMAIGLAAIADGTSMITENIFEARFRFVEEMIRLGADARTDGHHAVVRGIPRLSSAPVWSSDIRAGAGLVLAGLVADGVTEVHDVFHIDRGYPNFVEQLQALGGGVERVGVERSDNERVHQSAL
- a CDS encoding cob(I)yrinic acid a,c-diamide adenosyltransferase codes for the protein MSVHLTRIYTRTGDDGTTGLSDFSRVAKTDPRLAAYADCDEANAAIGVAIALGDPTEHLTKVLRRIQNDLFDAGADLSTPVVEEPKYPPLRIQQDYIDRLEQWCDEFNAELAPLNSFILPGGTPLAALLHTARTVARRAERSAWAAVAAHPDDTSVLPARYLNRLSDLLFILSRYTNPAGDILWQPGGGESAE